From Camelina sativa cultivar DH55 chromosome 7, Cs, whole genome shotgun sequence, one genomic window encodes:
- the LOC104702733 gene encoding probable WRKY transcription factor 59, translating into MNYPSNPNPSSTDFTEFFKFDDFEDSFHMIMEEIGREDHSSSPTLSWTSSEIFVAAEITSPLQTSLANSPMSLEIGEKDEIKKRKRHKEDPIVHMFKTKADEKVALDDGYKWRKYGKKPIRGSPFPRHYHKCSNPDCNVKKRIERDTNNQDYVLTTYEGIHNHPSPSVVYCDSDDFDLTSHNNWSFQTNTYSFSHSAPN; encoded by the exons ATGAACTATCcttcaaaccctaaccctagttCCACAGATTTCACTGAATTTTTCAAATTCGATGATTTTGAGGATAGTTTTCATATGATCATGGAAGAAATCGGCCGGGAGGACCACTCTTCGTCGCCGACTTTGAGTTGGACTTCATCGGAAATATTTGTGGCTGCAGAAATCACAAGTCCGCTTCAAACAAGCCTAGCTAACTCACCTATGAGCCTTGAAAT AGGTGAGAAAGATGAGATcaaaaagaggaagagacaCAAAGAGGATCCGATTGTTCACATGTTCAAAACGAAAGCAGATGAAAAAGTTGCTTTAGATGACGGCTATAAATGGAGGAAATACGGCAAAAAGCCAATAAGGGGCAGTCCATTTCCGAG GCATTATCACAAGTGTTCAAACCCAGATTGCAACGTGAAGAAGAGGATCGAGAGAGATACGAACAATCAAGATTACGTATTGACAACGTACGAAGGGATACATAACCACCCAAGCCCCTCTGTAGTTTATTGTGATTCAGACGACTTTGATCTTACCTCTCACAACAACTGGTCCTTTCAAACAAATACGTATAGTTTCTCTCATTCTGCTCCAAATTGA